In Deltaproteobacteria bacterium, the genomic window GCCCCCAAGGCATAGGTCAGGCTCACCGGGGGATCCGCGTCCACGGCCAGCAATCCGGTTCCTGCGGAACAGAGAATCTTGGCCATGATGGCCACTATGGTGGTCTTTCCCGTGCCGCCTTTTCCGCCTACGGCCAACACCTCGGTCCCGGCCCGCGCCGAAGCATCCATGCTCATGCTTCCCCCCATATATGATTGGATTTATGAGGGAAACTTTGAAAATCCCGCGGGACGCGGGACTCATATTCCCTTTAAACTTTCTAAGCGTGGCCGCACCGCTTTCAGCGGAACGGCCGCAGGTCGCTCAATACCAGTGGAGCGTTGACACCCCCACCCCGAGCTTACTGTCAATCCCTACGGGCGGGATGGGCGATACGCGAAGCGTAGCGATCATCCCGCCCCGCATGTGGGGGTCCGGGGGAGGCCGTCGAAGACCCTCCCGCCTTTACCTGCTGCGCTCCCGCTCGAGACGTTCCTTAGCAAAGAGAGCGGCTCCGAGGGCCCCCACAATTTGGGGATCCACACCATCCAGTTCGAGAATGTCCATGCCCAACACTTCCCTGAGGCTGTGCACCACGCCGGCATTCTTGGCAACACCCCCGGTCATGGCCACTTTCTTCCTCAATCCGACTTTCTTGGTCATTTTGCTGATGCGTTCGGCCATGGCCCGATTGATGCCCGCCGCCACATCAGCCTTGTCTTTGCCGTCGTTGAGCATGCACATGACGTCGAACTGGGCCAGCACGGTGCAGGTCTTGGTCACGCTTATGGGAGACGCCGCTTCGAACGATAGGGGGCCCAGCTCTTCAAGCTCCACCCCCAGGACTTTGGCCATGCCCTCAAGAAACCTGCCGGTTCCGGCGGCGCATTTGTC contains:
- a CDS encoding 2-hydroxyglutaryl-CoA dehydratase; this encodes DKCAAGTGRFLEGMAKVLGVELEELGPLSFEAASPISVTKTCTVLAQFDVMCMLNDGKDKADVAAGINRAMAERISKMTKKVGLRKKVAMTGGVAKNAGVVHSLREVLGMDILELDGVDPQIVGALGAALFAKERLERERSR